GCTCCAATCCCCTGCCCGCATCGATCCGCGTCTCGCTCCAGCCCGGCTTCTCTAACCCGGCGCTTCTGGCTGACATCGAAGCCAAGGTACGACTTCTGCCTGGCGTCAGTGAAGTCTGGTCCAGCCAAGAAGGTCTTGTCCGGCTAAACCGGCTCTTGCGCGCAACGGTCTGGCTTGGTCTCGGAATCCTGGCCATCGTATCGCTTGCGGTCGCCTTCATTGTGTTCCAGACCGTGGACAGCTCAATCTCAAGTCGTGCCCGGGAGATCGAAATCATGGAACTCGTCGGCGCGAGCCGTTCGGTCGTACGTGCGCCGTTCATTCTCGAGGGCATAGTCCAAGGAATCCTGGCCGGCGCCTGCGCCTTTACCGCTGTTCTCCTTCTTGCTTGGGTTGCAGCCACAGTTCTGCCTGCTCCGGTCGTTCCGGTCTGGACTCTATTGGCCGCGAACCTCGGACTTGGAGCCCTGCTCGGACTCGCCGGGTCGCTTGTTGCTCTTGACCGGATCTCACGGTGAACCCGCGTCGCCTCACCTGGCCCATACTGACGGTCCTCGCGCTCTGTGGACTCGTGCTGTCATCAGCCGGTGCCGACCTCGCTGAACTTGAACAGCGCATCAAGGAACACCAGCGCGAGCTCGGCGAGACCAAACGCGAGCTTGAAGATACCCGGCAACAGATCGAACGCCTGACCGAAACCGAGAAGACCAGCCTGGCCCGACTCGAAGCCCTGCGCGCACAAATCGCTGCAGCCCGGCG
This is a stretch of genomic DNA from candidate division WOR-3 bacterium. It encodes these proteins:
- a CDS encoding permease-like cell division protein FtsX, whose translation is MSARHILSETGRSISRNRATFALATTVQAICLTLLGIFLVLAVNLGVVVRSAGRNIELHVFLTEDADAQSLGDRIRCITGVADTRFVSREEALAELVAELGEDSSLVTALGSNPLPASIRVSLQPGFSNPALLADIEAKVRLLPGVSEVWSSQEGLVRLNRLLRATVWLGLGILAIVSLAVAFIVFQTVDSSISSRAREIEIMELVGASRSVVRAPFILEGIVQGILAGACAFTAVLLLAWVAATVLPAPVVPVWTLLAANLGLGALLGLAGSLVALDRISR